The following coding sequences are from one Mytilus trossulus isolate FHL-02 chromosome 8, PNRI_Mtr1.1.1.hap1, whole genome shotgun sequence window:
- the LOC134681957 gene encoding uncharacterized protein LOC134681957: MARFSISISPSVALKKKQSFLGDRFATVEATDKPKWLTLAVYNSMTFGKMLYCATVLIFGCTMLSSACEIGLSNYKGKFLKSNGLLEKILKLETMLNTTLKKREEMLNQMLESPCKDPLTGHLRIEDVSHEKMTSQSSHNALYPSGNAVDGDLTTMFMTNFDKKPYWWVDLGSSFSIHHVEIWNRHDNVGRRLRKLDVLVGPTLSKMKLCTYYKGHANNGEFLILKCSKPTIGRFVKLAIGVQEWFNLMEVKVFAYSKTCLADE, encoded by the exons ATGGCGCGCTTTAGTATCAGTATCAGTCCCAGTGTTGCACTTAAAAAGAAACAGTCGTTTCTAGGGGACCGCTTTGCGACTGTCGAGGCGACCGACAAG CCCAAATGGTTAACGCTGGCTGTTTACAACAGTATGACATTTGGTAAAATGCTATACTGTGCTACTGTTTTGATATTCGGATGTACAATGTTGTCGTCTGCTTGCGAAATTGGACTTTCCAATTATAAAGGGAAATTCCTCAAAAGCAACGGACTATTAGAGAAAATACTGAAACTGGAGACCATGCTGAATACAACGCTTAAAAAGAGAGAAGAGATGCTTAACCAAATGCTGGAAAGTCCGTGTAAAG ATCCGCTAACAGGTCATTTGCGTATTGAAGATGTGTCTCACGAGAAAATGACAAGTCAAAGTTCCCACAATGCTCTATACCCTTCTGGTAATGCTGTTGATGGCGATCTCACTACAATGTTTATGACGAATTTCGACAAGAAGCCATATTGGTGGGTTGACCTTGGATCTTCTTTTTCAATTCATCATGTTGAAATTTGGAACAGACACGATAACGTTG gtcGTAGACTCCGTAAATTGGATGTTCTTGTTGGTCCAACTTTAAGTAAAATGAAGCTCTGCACTTATTACAAAGGCCATGCTAATAACGGAGAGTTCCTTATTCTAAAATGCAGTAAACCTACAATTGGACGGTTTGTCAAGCTTGCCATAGGAGTTCAGGAATGGTTCAACCTGATGGAAGTTAAAGTGTTTGCGTATTCAAAGACTTGTTTAGCTGATGAATGA